From the genome of Gemmatimonas phototrophica, one region includes:
- a CDS encoding MFS transporter, with amino-acid sequence MSETARTTVAPDTDPARWRMLALVALAELLGMSLWFAASAVSAQYQTRWLLTSSEAAWLTTVVQLGFVGGTAMSALLNLADVWPTKRLFTVSALLAAVGNAMVLTASDLSTALLWRFLTGFCLAGVYPPAMKMIATWFRARRGLAVGTVVGALTVGKALPYLVKALPGATITNVTLAASVGAVLAGCAIALGYRDGPYPFPPRRFSWTLVGEVVRTRPWRLAMGGYLGHMWELYAAWTWLPVFIAASVTARDPQALHSGAATLIAFAALAVGGVGCVWGGILADKRGRAWLVNLSMAISGICALLIGLTFGRSLWLLAPLALVWGFFVIADSAQFSVMVTEGVPPHAVGTALTLQTSLGFLLTAGVIQLVPVLADQLGWPWAFTILAVGPALGIAAIRRLSVQPPAP; translated from the coding sequence GTGAGCGAGACCGCCCGCACGACCGTCGCGCCGGACACGGATCCTGCACGATGGCGCATGCTGGCGTTGGTCGCGCTGGCAGAGCTCCTGGGTATGTCGCTCTGGTTCGCCGCCAGTGCCGTGTCGGCGCAGTACCAGACGCGCTGGCTGCTCACCAGCAGCGAAGCCGCGTGGCTCACCACGGTGGTGCAATTGGGTTTTGTGGGCGGCACCGCCATGTCGGCGCTGCTCAACCTCGCCGATGTGTGGCCCACCAAACGACTGTTCACCGTCAGTGCCCTGCTGGCCGCTGTGGGCAACGCCATGGTACTCACCGCTTCGGATCTCTCCACGGCGTTGCTCTGGCGGTTCCTCACCGGTTTCTGCCTCGCCGGTGTGTACCCACCGGCGATGAAGATGATTGCCACGTGGTTCCGGGCCCGCCGTGGCCTCGCGGTGGGCACGGTGGTGGGTGCCCTCACCGTGGGCAAGGCGCTCCCCTATTTGGTGAAGGCGCTCCCGGGCGCGACCATCACCAATGTCACGTTGGCCGCGTCCGTGGGCGCTGTGCTGGCTGGCTGTGCCATTGCGCTGGGCTATCGTGATGGCCCGTACCCCTTTCCGCCGCGACGCTTCTCGTGGACGCTGGTGGGTGAGGTGGTACGCACACGACCGTGGCGGCTGGCCATGGGGGGCTACCTCGGGCACATGTGGGAGCTGTATGCCGCATGGACCTGGCTTCCGGTGTTCATTGCGGCCAGTGTGACGGCCCGCGATCCGCAGGCTCTGCACTCCGGCGCGGCGACACTCATTGCGTTTGCCGCGCTCGCTGTGGGCGGTGTAGGGTGCGTCTGGGGTGGCATTCTGGCCGACAAACGCGGGCGCGCGTGGCTGGTGAATTTGTCGATGGCGATCAGCGGCATTTGTGCGCTGCTCATTGGCCTCACCTTTGGGCGTTCCCTTTGGCTGTTGGCGCCGCTGGCGCTAGTGTGGGGATTCTTTGTCATTGCCGACAGCGCGCAGTTCTCCGTGATGGTCACGGAGGGCGTGCCGCCCCATGCGGTGGGCACGGCACTCACGCTGCAAACGTCGCTCGGGTTTCTGCTGACGGCCGGCGTCATTCAGCTGGTGCCAGTGCTTGCCGACCAGCTGGGGTGGCCCTGGGCCTTTACGATCCTGGCAGTGGGTCCGGCGTTGGGGATTGCGGCCATACGGCGCTTGAGCGTCCAACCGCCCGCTCCCTAG
- a CDS encoding VPS10 domain-containing protein has product MRFSPRFALLLGAMVPLASASAQTARPTAARPVARAAAPSPLAASFDTAALSAVRWREIGPYRGGRSVAVAGSAARPKEYWMGTTGSGVMKTTDGGESWMPMTDRYFGGTVGAVAVAPSNPDVVYVGGGEFAIRGNVSHGDGMWKTTDGGKTWANIGLNDSRQIAKVRVHPTNPDLVYAAVQGHVWAPNNERGVFRSKDGGKSWQKVLFRDDSTGAADLVMDPSNPNVLYAGFWQAYRKPWMLYSGGKGSGMFKTTDGGDTWTEITKNPGLPSGLWGNIGITVSGANPRRVYALIEADQGGVYRSDDAGATWERVNDERKLRQRAWYYTKIYADPKNADVVYASNVQFQVSKDAGKTWSNLNPPHGDSHDLWIAPDDPSRMIEGDDGGASVSVDTGKTWTAQDFATAQFYHVTTTNHFPYQICGAQQDNSTLCGPSRARGGITIDMWKDAGGGESGFIAALPNNPDIVFAGSYGGFLTRKDMRTGMERDVNPWPLNPMGHDAKDAKYRMQWTFPIVVSPHDPKTLYVGSSVLFKTTNEGDSYTAISPDLSRNDPRTLGPSGGPITKDQTSVEYYGTVFAIAESPIAKGTIWAGTDDGLVHVTRNGGLSWTNVTPPLLKEREWARISIVEASHFNAGTAYVAANRFQMDDQEPYLFKTSDFGKTWTRINTGIPNTEFTRVIREDDVRPGLLFAGTERGVYASLDDGATWFSLKRNLPIVPVHDLAIKEGDLIAGTHGRSFYVIDDIGVLRQLSAEVLAKKAHLFTPRPSYRINWGGGFQIGAPTSPVGQNPPNGAIVYYWLKEKAGKVTIEFRDSTGRTVKSFSSDQVVAAGGPGGRRAVAGDRPPTNTVGMNTFSWNLREPDATTFNGMIMWAGVTTGPLVLPGNYTVRLLVDGAPAGDAKLLVKKDPRSDATPLDLVAQYKLLMAIRDRTTDANDAVRTVRNVRQQAVTRMNQVGSDSAAYAGLVKSLDAKISEMEAQIYQVKNQSGQDPLNFPIKVNNQIAALAGVVGSTEARPTKQSQQVFELLTKELEVYLVELRKAYKELLPPIDEILKKHGHPVIEVKPADTPQARQTSAEEITGQ; this is encoded by the coding sequence ATGCGTTTCTCCCCGCGCTTCGCTCTGCTGCTCGGCGCGATGGTCCCGTTGGCCTCCGCGTCAGCGCAGACCGCCCGCCCCACGGCGGCTCGCCCCGTGGCTCGCGCCGCGGCGCCGTCCCCGCTGGCCGCCTCGTTCGATACCGCCGCGCTCTCCGCCGTGCGCTGGCGGGAAATTGGCCCCTACCGCGGTGGCCGCTCCGTGGCCGTGGCCGGATCGGCGGCCCGCCCCAAGGAGTACTGGATGGGCACCACCGGCAGCGGGGTCATGAAGACCACCGATGGCGGTGAAAGCTGGATGCCCATGACCGACCGCTACTTTGGCGGCACTGTAGGTGCCGTGGCGGTGGCCCCCAGCAATCCGGACGTGGTGTATGTGGGCGGTGGGGAGTTCGCCATTCGCGGCAACGTGTCGCACGGCGACGGCATGTGGAAGACCACCGATGGTGGCAAGACGTGGGCGAACATCGGGTTGAACGATTCGCGGCAGATTGCCAAGGTGCGCGTGCACCCCACCAATCCTGATCTGGTGTACGCCGCAGTGCAGGGGCATGTGTGGGCCCCCAACAACGAGCGCGGCGTGTTCCGCAGCAAGGACGGCGGCAAGTCGTGGCAGAAGGTGCTCTTCCGCGATGACTCCACCGGCGCGGCCGATCTGGTCATGGACCCGAGCAACCCCAACGTGCTCTACGCCGGCTTCTGGCAGGCGTACCGCAAGCCATGGATGCTCTATTCCGGCGGCAAGGGTTCGGGGATGTTCAAGACCACTGATGGTGGCGACACCTGGACCGAAATCACCAAGAATCCCGGCCTCCCCTCCGGCCTTTGGGGCAATATCGGCATCACCGTCAGCGGCGCCAATCCGCGCCGCGTGTACGCGCTCATTGAAGCCGATCAGGGCGGTGTGTATCGCTCCGACGATGCCGGCGCCACGTGGGAGCGTGTGAACGACGAACGCAAGCTGCGTCAGCGCGCGTGGTACTACACCAAGATTTACGCCGACCCCAAGAACGCCGACGTGGTGTACGCGTCAAACGTGCAGTTCCAGGTGTCGAAGGACGCCGGCAAGACGTGGAGCAACCTCAATCCGCCGCACGGTGACTCGCACGACCTGTGGATTGCCCCCGATGATCCAAGCCGCATGATTGAAGGCGACGACGGTGGTGCCTCGGTGAGCGTGGACACGGGCAAAACGTGGACGGCGCAGGACTTCGCCACGGCCCAGTTCTATCACGTCACCACCACCAATCACTTCCCGTATCAGATCTGCGGCGCGCAGCAGGACAACAGCACGCTGTGCGGTCCGTCGCGGGCGCGTGGTGGCATCACGATCGATATGTGGAAGGACGCCGGCGGCGGCGAGTCGGGCTTCATTGCTGCGCTGCCGAACAATCCGGACATCGTGTTTGCCGGCAGCTACGGCGGCTTCCTTACGCGCAAGGACATGCGTACCGGCATGGAGCGCGACGTGAATCCGTGGCCGCTCAATCCCATGGGGCACGACGCGAAAGATGCGAAGTACCGCATGCAGTGGACCTTCCCCATCGTGGTGAGCCCGCACGATCCCAAGACGTTGTATGTGGGATCGAGTGTGCTCTTCAAGACCACCAATGAAGGCGACAGCTACACCGCCATTTCGCCTGACCTTTCGCGCAACGATCCGCGCACGCTGGGTCCGTCGGGTGGTCCGATCACGAAGGACCAGACGAGCGTGGAGTATTACGGCACGGTGTTCGCCATTGCCGAGTCGCCCATTGCCAAGGGAACGATCTGGGCCGGGACCGACGATGGCCTGGTGCACGTGACGCGCAACGGTGGCCTGTCGTGGACGAACGTGACGCCGCCGCTGCTCAAGGAACGGGAGTGGGCGCGCATCTCCATTGTGGAGGCCTCGCACTTCAACGCCGGCACGGCGTATGTGGCGGCCAATCGGTTCCAGATGGACGACCAGGAGCCGTACCTCTTCAAGACGTCTGACTTTGGCAAGACGTGGACGCGCATCAACACGGGCATCCCCAACACCGAGTTTACGCGCGTGATTCGCGAAGACGACGTGCGTCCGGGGCTGCTCTTCGCCGGCACCGAGCGCGGTGTGTACGCCTCACTCGATGACGGCGCGACGTGGTTCTCGCTCAAGCGCAATCTCCCCATCGTGCCGGTGCACGATCTCGCCATCAAGGAAGGCGATCTCATTGCCGGAACGCATGGTCGTTCGTTCTACGTGATCGACGACATCGGTGTGCTGCGTCAGCTGTCGGCCGAGGTGCTGGCCAAGAAGGCGCATTTGTTTACGCCGCGTCCGTCGTATCGCATTAATTGGGGCGGTGGCTTCCAGATTGGTGCGCCCACCAGCCCGGTGGGGCAGAATCCGCCCAACGGCGCGATTGTGTACTACTGGCTCAAGGAGAAGGCCGGCAAGGTCACGATCGAGTTCCGTGACAGCACCGGACGCACCGTGAAGTCGTTCTCGAGCGATCAAGTCGTCGCTGCCGGTGGTCCCGGGGGCCGTCGGGCGGTGGCCGGTGATCGTCCGCCCACCAACACGGTGGGGATGAACACCTTCTCGTGGAACCTGCGCGAGCCGGATGCCACCACGTTCAACGGCATGATCATGTGGGCCGGTGTGACCACGGGTCCATTGGTACTGCCGGGCAACTACACCGTGCGCTTGCTCGTTGACGGCGCTCCCGCTGGCGATGCCAAGTTGCTGGTGAAGAAGGATCCGCGCAGTGACGCGACGCCGCTGGATCTGGTGGCGCAGTACAAGCTGCTCATGGCTATCCGCGATCGCACCACCGACGCCAACGACGCCGTGCGCACCGTGCGCAACGTGCGCCAGCAGGCGGTTACGCGCATGAACCAGGTGGGCAGCGATTCGGCCGCCTACGCCGGCCTGGTCAAGTCGCTCGACGCCAAGATCAGCGAGATGGAAGCGCAGATCTATCAGGTGAAGAATCAGTCCGGCCAGGACCCGCTCAACTTCCCGATCAAGGTGAACAACCAGATCGCGGCGTTGGCCGGTGTGGTGGGGAGCACCGAAGCGCGCCCCACCAAACAGTCGCAGCAGGTGTTCGAGCTGCTCACCAAGGAGCTCGAGGTCTATCTCGTGGAGCTGCGAAAGGCGTACAAGGAGCTCCTTCCGCCCATCGACGAGATTCTCAAGAAGCACGGGCACCCGGTCATTGAAGTGAAGCCGGCCGACACCCCGCAGGCGCGCCAGACGAGCGCCGAGGAGATCACCGGACAGTAA
- a CDS encoding SPFH domain-containing protein: protein MLREISVKPTSGVLAAVVLSVGLLGGLYGFYVGARADDFAMAIPALLVGSLLGLGLPGLFTVEPNEGKALTLFGTYKGTVREPGLWWVNPFMSKTGVSLRVRNFETNKLKVNDAYSNPVEIGAIVVWRVTDTAEALFEVNDYVQYVAVQSESALRALATQHPYDAHGNNEIALSTHQNEVNKGLAEALVDRLAKAGVEVIEARISHLAYSPEIAAAMLQRQQASAIVAARQTIVEGAVGMVQMALDALKERDIVELDTERKAAMVSNLLVVLCSERSTQPVVNTGSLYT, encoded by the coding sequence ATGCTCCGCGAAATTTCCGTCAAACCCACCAGCGGCGTGCTGGCTGCGGTTGTGCTGTCCGTTGGCCTGCTGGGCGGCCTGTACGGGTTCTATGTAGGCGCCCGGGCCGATGACTTTGCGATGGCCATTCCCGCCCTCCTGGTAGGCTCGCTCTTGGGGCTGGGGCTGCCCGGCCTGTTCACGGTGGAGCCCAACGAAGGCAAGGCGCTTACGCTCTTTGGCACGTACAAAGGCACGGTGCGCGAGCCCGGGTTGTGGTGGGTCAATCCCTTCATGAGCAAGACCGGCGTGTCGCTGCGCGTGCGCAACTTCGAGACGAACAAGCTCAAGGTGAACGACGCGTACTCCAACCCGGTGGAGATCGGCGCCATTGTCGTGTGGCGCGTGACCGATACCGCCGAAGCGCTCTTTGAAGTGAACGACTATGTGCAGTACGTGGCCGTGCAGAGCGAATCGGCGCTGCGCGCGCTGGCCACGCAGCATCCGTATGACGCCCACGGCAACAACGAGATTGCGCTCAGCACACACCAGAACGAAGTGAACAAGGGGTTGGCCGAGGCCTTGGTGGACCGCCTGGCCAAGGCCGGCGTGGAAGTGATTGAAGCCCGCATCAGTCACCTCGCGTATTCCCCCGAAATCGCGGCGGCCATGTTGCAGCGTCAGCAGGCCAGTGCCATTGTGGCGGCGCGGCAGACCATCGTGGAAGGGGCCGTGGGCATGGTGCAGATGGCGCTCGACGCCCTCAAGGAACGCGACATCGTGGAGCTGGACACCGAGCGCAAGGCGGCCATGGTGAGCAATCTGCTCGTCGTGCTCTGTTCGGAGCGGTCGACCCAGCCAGTGGTGAACACCGGCTCGCTGTATACCTGA
- a CDS encoding alpha/beta hydrolase → MLGGLLVAGPDESSAQTTGSPWQVTARGDSVQFDTLSVRLRSGERVAVRGTLRVPEWRRGTSARRVTLRWLRFSGSVGTSGPDAPPIVFLAGGPGDAGTRAISTMPVALLDFLLVAGDLIAFDQRATGTSIPLLVCAPSAAVSPDLRLTRAQRDSLSLSAAHTCLAQLQASGVQRAGYSTGESVEDLESLRIAIGVPSVSLYGGSYGTHLGLAYMQAYPKRTARAVLAGVEGPDDTFKRPSRIDAVFADISQVASRDPRFAGRRPLLEVFDSLRTQLAATTPVVTVGSSEIRLDAFDLQRFVTDALGEQRTIVTLPSQLYAMAEGKLELLAPTAMRLRAARPLNAMNLLVNCASGASAARWAAIDADIRTARLGDAMDFPANVQCRTDELRSARAAGSTRSKAVPVPVLFISGTWDGRTPVANVEELLATFTFGRHLVVPFQSHGLMGDPDVVEASLRFLRGDHVAGARLIRTAPAFRQ, encoded by the coding sequence ATGCTCGGCGGTTTGTTGGTAGCGGGGCCTGACGAGAGTAGCGCGCAAACCACTGGATCACCCTGGCAGGTGACGGCACGCGGGGACTCCGTGCAGTTCGACACGCTCTCCGTACGCCTGCGCAGCGGGGAACGGGTGGCGGTTCGCGGCACATTGCGCGTACCGGAGTGGCGACGTGGGACCAGCGCACGCCGGGTCACTCTCCGCTGGCTGCGCTTCAGCGGCAGCGTTGGCACGAGTGGACCGGATGCTCCGCCTATTGTCTTTCTCGCGGGCGGACCTGGTGACGCGGGCACGCGCGCCATCTCCACCATGCCCGTCGCCTTGTTGGATTTTCTGCTCGTCGCAGGGGATCTGATTGCCTTTGATCAGCGGGCCACAGGCACATCCATTCCCTTGCTTGTCTGTGCGCCATCGGCTGCCGTGTCCCCTGATCTGCGGCTCACTCGTGCACAGCGCGATTCGCTTTCGCTGTCCGCAGCACACACCTGCCTCGCACAGTTGCAGGCGAGCGGTGTTCAGCGGGCCGGCTACAGCACGGGAGAAAGTGTCGAGGATCTCGAGTCACTCCGCATTGCGATCGGCGTTCCCAGCGTGTCCTTGTATGGTGGCAGTTACGGCACGCACCTCGGGCTCGCGTACATGCAGGCGTATCCCAAACGGACCGCGCGCGCCGTATTGGCCGGGGTTGAGGGCCCGGATGACACCTTCAAACGGCCGAGTCGAATCGACGCGGTGTTTGCGGATATATCCCAGGTGGCATCACGAGACCCGCGGTTCGCCGGTCGCAGGCCGCTGTTGGAGGTTTTCGATTCGCTGCGCACGCAACTCGCGGCAACGACACCGGTGGTGACGGTTGGCAGCAGCGAAATCCGCCTGGACGCCTTCGATTTGCAACGATTCGTGACGGATGCGCTGGGCGAGCAGCGGACTATTGTGACGTTGCCGTCGCAGCTTTACGCCATGGCCGAGGGAAAGCTCGAGCTGTTGGCGCCCACCGCCATGCGCCTGCGCGCCGCCCGACCGCTCAACGCCATGAATTTGCTGGTCAACTGCGCGTCTGGTGCAAGCGCGGCACGGTGGGCCGCCATTGATGCGGACATCCGCACGGCTCGACTTGGCGATGCCATGGACTTCCCCGCCAACGTGCAGTGCCGGACGGATGAACTGCGATCAGCGAGGGCAGCGGGCAGTACGCGCAGCAAGGCTGTACCAGTTCCGGTGTTGTTCATCAGCGGGACGTGGGATGGCCGGACCCCAGTGGCCAATGTGGAGGAGTTGTTGGCGACCTTCACCTTCGGCCGTCATCTGGTGGTGCCATTTCAGTCGCACGGTCTGATGGGTGATCCGGATGTGGTCGAAGCGTCGCTGCGTTTCCTGCGAGGGGATCATGTAGCGGGTGCACGACTGATTCGAACCGCCCCCGCATTTAGGCAGTAA
- a CDS encoding alpha/beta hydrolase family protein, with product MLHLAFKRSRSAGTVALVLTVLLVVAGLMLSSVANAQGGPVSFVYLRGADTLGTEQITPGNGVVRGVLQYRGQPRVEWEQVRTPLRLTLNVFAPGSAADAAPVQVASFAPQGDTLQVEVGTRGAMRPQRVPMRAGAVPLINNSLLHSALLTQLARETDRSTLPVILTQGAQTLDAIMERRGDTTTMTMAGMALHIVWADGAPVSVTVPAQNLRAVRAGAPIAVPPAAAVNYDAPANAPYTSEHVTIPTSRGYTLAGTLTRPKGVTGKVPVLVTVSGSGPQDRDSRIAIVKDYAPFRDIADTLGRRGIAVLRYDDRGVGQSGGRSSRDSATSADFADDMLSAVQFLRTRPDVDGARITVAGHSEGGIIAPLVAVKDPLVKAVAILAGPAYDGRRILLYQNDLGIKAAPGLSESQRDSLRRTVPASLDSLQRTNRWMRYFMTTDPLVTARAVKQPVLILQGDTDMQVTPEQADTLAATMKAAGNRNITMKRFPATNHLFLADPSGAPQGYATLKDTHVRRDVLGTLADWVVRVSR from the coding sequence ATGCTGCACCTCGCCTTCAAGCGTTCCCGTAGCGCCGGGACGGTGGCACTCGTCCTCACCGTCCTTCTTGTCGTGGCCGGCCTCATGCTCTCGTCAGTGGCCAACGCGCAGGGGGGGCCGGTGAGCTTCGTGTACCTGCGCGGCGCCGATACCCTTGGCACGGAACAGATCACGCCGGGCAATGGCGTGGTGCGCGGTGTGCTGCAGTATCGGGGGCAACCGCGCGTGGAGTGGGAGCAGGTGCGCACGCCGCTGCGGCTCACGTTGAACGTGTTCGCGCCTGGTAGCGCGGCCGATGCGGCGCCGGTACAGGTGGCCAGCTTTGCGCCGCAGGGCGATACCCTGCAGGTGGAGGTGGGCACCCGCGGGGCCATGCGCCCGCAACGGGTGCCCATGCGCGCCGGGGCGGTGCCGCTGATCAACAACTCCCTGTTGCACAGTGCCCTGCTCACGCAGCTGGCGCGTGAAACCGACCGCAGCACGCTCCCGGTGATTCTCACGCAGGGCGCGCAGACGCTGGACGCCATCATGGAACGGCGTGGCGACACCACCACCATGACGATGGCCGGCATGGCGCTGCACATCGTGTGGGCCGACGGCGCGCCAGTGAGTGTCACGGTGCCCGCGCAGAACCTGCGGGCCGTGCGAGCGGGCGCGCCCATTGCGGTGCCGCCAGCCGCCGCCGTGAACTACGACGCGCCCGCCAACGCACCGTACACCAGTGAACACGTCACCATTCCCACATCGCGCGGCTATACGCTGGCCGGCACGCTCACCCGCCCCAAAGGCGTGACCGGGAAGGTCCCGGTGCTGGTCACCGTGAGCGGCAGCGGGCCGCAAGATCGCGATTCCCGCATTGCCATCGTGAAGGATTACGCGCCGTTTCGCGATATCGCCGACACCCTGGGACGCCGTGGCATTGCGGTGTTGCGCTACGATGATCGCGGCGTTGGCCAGAGTGGTGGACGGTCGTCACGTGATTCCGCCACCAGTGCCGACTTTGCCGATGACATGCTCAGTGCCGTGCAGTTCCTGCGGACCCGCCCCGACGTGGACGGCGCGCGCATCACGGTCGCGGGGCACAGCGAAGGCGGAATCATTGCGCCACTGGTGGCGGTCAAGGATCCGCTGGTCAAAGCAGTTGCCATCCTCGCCGGTCCGGCCTACGACGGGCGGCGCATTCTGCTGTACCAGAACGACCTGGGCATCAAGGCGGCGCCCGGACTTTCGGAGAGTCAGCGGGATTCCCTGCGCCGCACCGTCCCGGCGTCGCTGGATTCGCTGCAGCGCACCAACCGGTGGATGCGCTACTTCATGACCACCGATCCGCTGGTGACCGCGCGCGCCGTCAAGCAGCCGGTCCTCATTCTGCAGGGCGACACCGACATGCAGGTCACTCCCGAGCAGGCGGATACTCTCGCCGCCACCATGAAAGCCGCCGGCAACCGCAACATCACCATGAAGCGCTTCCCGGCCACCAATCATCTGTTCCTCGCCGATCCTTCTGGCGCCCCCCAAGGCTACGCGACGTTGAAAGACACGCACGTGCGCCGCGATGTGCTGGGTACGCTGGCCGACTGGGTTGTGCGCGTCTCCCGCTAA
- a CDS encoding DUF1648 domain-containing protein — translation MSIIRLGVLGGLVALVATSILLYPQLPDMIPRSIDANGRAGGMIARSPFSWGFPIAICISVALVVEVIRAKLPTRPDLFNFPGKEQLLRLPAEYHGEVVSQMQLFMDITNAQMLVVFALVQWMLWRGAHGQRSEALTIALLVLPVLLLVGMGLLLSRLQEAVDRAQRRYDSRRNPLNTD, via the coding sequence ATGTCAATCATTCGCCTGGGGGTATTGGGTGGTCTCGTGGCGCTCGTCGCGACGTCCATCCTGCTGTATCCGCAGCTCCCCGACATGATTCCGCGCAGCATCGACGCCAACGGTCGCGCCGGGGGCATGATCGCACGCTCGCCCTTCTCATGGGGCTTTCCGATCGCCATCTGCATCTCTGTGGCGCTCGTAGTTGAGGTCATCCGTGCCAAGCTGCCGACCCGACCGGATCTGTTCAACTTTCCCGGGAAGGAGCAGCTGCTGCGCTTGCCCGCCGAGTATCACGGGGAAGTCGTGTCGCAGATGCAGCTGTTCATGGATATCACCAATGCCCAGATGCTCGTGGTATTTGCGCTCGTGCAATGGATGCTCTGGCGCGGTGCCCATGGGCAACGCAGCGAAGCGCTCACCATTGCGCTGCTGGTCCTCCCGGTATTGCTGCTGGTGGGGATGGGGCTGCTGCTCAGTCGCCTCCAGGAAGCCGTCGACCGCGCGCAGCGCCGATACGACAGCCGACGGAATCCCTTAAATACGGACTAG